Part of the Patescibacteria group bacterium genome is shown below.
GTAATAATTTCAGAATTTATACCGTTCCGGCTTCGCATATTGCTTTGAAATTTTTCAAGAAAGATATTCCCAATACCGTTTTGCTCGGCGCTTTGGTCAAGGCGACGAAAATTATTTGTTTGGACGAATTGCTCAAGGGAACTAAAGAAAAATTCGTAAAAAAATTAAGTCCTCAATTGATTGAGGCAAATTTAAAATCAATTCAAGAAGGTTATAATTTTCTTAAAATATCATAATGACTGAAAAAAATAAAATTTTAATTGGCGGAATAATTGACAAACCGGGTTCGTCAAAAGATTATAAAACCGGCTCTTGGCGGTCTCAAGTGCCTGTTTGGGATAAAAAAAAATGCATTCAATGTTTAGTTTGCGTTAATTATTGTCCGGAAAATTGCATCCCGCTCAAAGAAGACAAAAGAGTTGAAACAGATTTTGATTATTGCAAGGGTTGCGGAATTTGCGCTCAAGTTTGTCCGGTCAAAGCAATAATAATGAAAGAGGGAAAATAAAATGATTAAAAATAATTTTAAAACAATAGCCTTAACCGGCGGAGAAGCCGCAGCCGAAGCGATGAGACAAATTAATCCGGCTGTTTTTTCGGCTTATCCGATTACTCCACAAACTCCGATTATTGAAAAATTCGCGAAAATAGTTGAACAGGGATTGGTGGAGACGAAATTCATTTCCGTTGAATCAGAACATTCGGCTATGAGTTTGGTGGTTGGCGCTACTGCCGCGGGCGGACGGGCGATGACGGCCACTTCCAGTCAAGGATTGGCTTTAATGATTGAAATTTTGCCCATTGCCTCGGGTTTGCGTTTGCCGATTGTGATGAATTTGGCAATGAGAGCTTTATCCGCTCCTTTAAATATTCATAATGATCATCAAGATGCGATGCTGGCGCGCGATTTGGGTTGGATACAAATATTCTGTGAAAATAATCAGGAAGTTTATGAAAATAATTTTTTAGCCGTTCGTTTGGCCGAAAGTCAAAAAGTTAAATTGCCGGTTATGGTTTGCCAAGACGGTTTTATCGCTTCGCATAATTTGGAAGGCGTTAAAGTTTATGACGATAAAATAATCAAAAATTTCGTCGGCGATTATACTCCGGAAAATTATCTTTTAAATCTTAAAAAACCTTTAACCATCGGAGCGTTCGTGATGCCGGATTATTATTTTGAAATTAAAAAACAAGTGGCGGACGCGATGAACGAGGCAAAAAAAGTTTATTTGAAAATAGGACAAGAGCTTAAAAAAATCACCGGCAATAATTACGGATATTTTGAAGAATATTTTATGTCTGACGCGAAAGCGGTGATCGTGGCCATGGGTTCTGTCAGCGGCACAGCCAAAGCAGCAGTGGATAAATTGAGATCTCAGGGCAAGAAAGTCGGCTTGTTGAAAATTAATTTATACCGGCCATTTCCTTATAAAGAAGTGGAAAAAGTTTTAAATAAAATAAAATTTGTCGGCATTTTGGAAAGAGTGATGGGTTGCGGTTCAATAACGCCGTTGACCAGCGATATCAGCGAATGCTTGAATTCAAAAACCTCAAGACAAACTTATATTTTGGGATTGGGCGGAAGAGATGTTCAAATGGAAGAAATAGAAGGAATTTTCAATGATTTGCTTAAAGGAAAATTAAGTAAAGAACCGAAATATGTTGGACTGAAAAACTAGCTTCTTAGCTTGTAGCTTTTTAGCTTCTTAGGATTAATATGATTATAGAAATCAATAAATTAATAAAATTTAATCTCAGCAAGAATTTTATTAAATTGATTTTGAAAAGAATTTTGAAGGAAACCGCCAAGAAAATTCCAAAAATAAAAAATATCGATTCTTTCTCCGTTGTTTTTACAAACGAAAAAACGATTCAGGCGATTAATAAAAAATATCGCAAAATCAATAAAGCCACTGACGTTCTGTCTTTCAGCGATCCGGCCGAAATTATAATTTGCTGGTCTCAGCTCAAAAAGCAGGCGAAAG
Proteins encoded:
- a CDS encoding 4Fe-4S binding protein gives rise to the protein MTEKNKILIGGIIDKPGSSKDYKTGSWRSQVPVWDKKKCIQCLVCVNYCPENCIPLKEDKRVETDFDYCKGCGICAQVCPVKAIIMKEGK
- the ybeY gene encoding rRNA maturation RNase YbeY, with protein sequence MIIEINKLIKFNLSKNFIKLILKRILKETAKKIPKIKNIDSFSVVFTNEKTIQAINKKYRKINKATDVLSFSDPAEIIICWSQLKKQAKEFKHTQIEELKILLVHSVLHILGHDHRFEKEKNKMDKLANQILRVI
- the porA gene encoding pyruvate ferredoxin oxidoreductase, producing the protein MKNNFKTIALTGGEAAAEAMRQINPAVFSAYPITPQTPIIEKFAKIVEQGLVETKFISVESEHSAMSLVVGATAAGGRAMTATSSQGLALMIEILPIASGLRLPIVMNLAMRALSAPLNIHNDHQDAMLARDLGWIQIFCENNQEVYENNFLAVRLAESQKVKLPVMVCQDGFIASHNLEGVKVYDDKIIKNFVGDYTPENYLLNLKKPLTIGAFVMPDYYFEIKKQVADAMNEAKKVYLKIGQELKKITGNNYGYFEEYFMSDAKAVIVAMGSVSGTAKAAVDKLRSQGKKVGLLKINLYRPFPYKEVEKVLNKIKFVGILERVMGCGSITPLTSDISECLNSKTSRQTYILGLGGRDVQMEEIEGIFNDLLKGKLSKEPKYVGLKN